The Alistipes finegoldii DSM 17242 DNA segment TTACGGCTGGAACTGGGCCTATGTCGGCATCCTCGGCATGGCCGTCGTGGGCATGCTGGTTTTTCTGCTGATGTGGGGCGCCCGCGCCGACGGTTACGATGCCGAACCGGAGCATGATTAGACGTGTTTGTCCCGTACGGGAAAACGATATGGACTTTCGGGTTCGAAAGTGTCCGGAGCCGGTTGCGGTTTCGGATACTTTATTTTGAAATCTGAGAAAAAAATTGTTACCTTTGTTCAATTAACTGCTAAAAGACAGAGTGATATGCTGAGTATTGCCGAACGACACAAATACATCCTCGATAACCTGAACAAATACGGGTTCGTGCGTATTACCGACGTCGCCAACGAACTGGGGGTTACGAAAGTGACGATCCGCAAGGATGTCAAGATACTGGAAAGCAAAGGGTTGCTTTACAAAGTGCACGGCAGCGCCCGTCCCGCCAACCCCCATGTGGCCGATATGGACGTGCATGTCAAGGACAACATCAACCGCGACTCCAAGCGGCTTATCGCCCAGCGCGCCCTCGAACTGCTGGAGGATAACGATTCGATCATCGTCGCTTCCGGCTCGACGATCTATGCCTTTGCCGAGGAGATCAAGGCGCGCCAGTGGCATCACCTGAACATCGTTACGCCCTTCCTGCGGCTGGGCGTGCTGCTCAACGAGGCGGAAAATGTCAATGTCGTGCAGCTGGGCGGCACGGTGCACAAGAAGTCGCTGTCGGTGCTGGGCGAGGAGGCCGCGCGTTCGCTCGACGACTGCATCTGCTCGAAGCTTTTCTTCGGCGTGGACGGCATCGACCTCGAACACGGCATCACGACCTCCACGATCGACGAGGCGAAGCTCACGCGCAAGATGATGAAGGCGTCGTCGCAGAATATCGTGCTGGCCGACTCTTCGAAATTCGGACAGCGCGGCTTCGGACGCATCTGCGCGCTGGAGGACATAGACGTCATTATTACCGACGACCGGATTTCCGAACAGATGGTCGCCATCGTCGAGGAGGCGGGCGTGGACCTGATTATCGTCAAGTAGGGCTGTCGCCAACCGGGAAAATGACAGGCGCGCCCTGCGTGCGAAAAACAGAGGCGGTTCCGAAATTTCGGAGCCGCCTCTACTTTGTCGGAAGGCAGGAGGGTTATTTGGTCCATGCGGCGTAGCCGCTGCCGATCGCGTCCCAGTCGGTCAGCGCCGTGCATCCGCGGAAGCAGGTGCCGAAACTCTTCGGCGCGGTGAATGCGTCGGGGTGGAGCGAACGTTCGTAGATGTGTACTTTCACGCCGTCGATGGTCGTGTAGGGCGATTCGACGGCGAGTTTGGCCGCATCGCGGAATGTGCCGCTGAAGTCGGTGACCTTACGGCTGTCGTCGAACATGTCGGCGGGAACGCTCACAAGTTCGGTGCAGTTTGCCAGAAGCCATTTGTAGGAAGTGACGTTGGTGCACCCTTTGAATACGTTTCTGCCCACTTTCGTCAGGGCTTTGTTGCCGAAGAAACAGCTTCGGAAAATGTCGGCCGACGTACATCCTGCGAAAAATTCGTCGGGAATCTCTTTGAGTGCGGTGCAGCCGTAGAAAGTCTCCTCGAAGTTCGTGGCGTTGGCTAGTCCCTTGAACAGGCCCGCAGGCAGCGTTTCGAAGGCCGTATTTCCGGAGAAGGTGTATTTCAGCGTCGTGATCTGGGGGCTTCGGGCGAAAAATCCGGCCGGAACGGTTTTGAGCTGCTTGCAGTGGGCGAGGAAGCTTTGCAGCGACGTGACGTTTTTGAGCGGGGCGAGCAGATTTTCGGGAACCGACGTGAGCGAGGCGCATTTGGTGAAACATCCCAATACGTCGGTGACCTTGTCGCAGCCGCTGAACAACGAGGCCGGAATGGTTTGCAGGCCGCTGCAGCCTTCGAATGCGTATTTGAACGTGGTTACCTCGGCGAACGAGTCGGTCGTGTTTTCGGGGAGCGTTTTCAGGTTGGAGCAGAGGTAGAACGCATAGTACATCGAGGTCAGGTTTACGTTGCCCCATTGTTTGACGGCCGTCAGGTAGCTGCGGGAGGTTTCGGAGTGTCCCTGCAGGCTGTAGAGTTGTTCCACCGAACCGGATACGGACACTTCGTAGACGCCCGCTTCCGCATATTCGTAATTTATCAGGCTGCCCGTCGCGGGGTTGAGGGTCAGGGCGAGTTTCTCGCTGTATCCGTCGCCGTAATCGACCGTGCAGTCGATGGCGCCGGAGAGCGGCAGTATGATCTTGCCGCCTGCCGGGACGGTGTATTCGAGGATGAGCGACGGAGGACCTTGGGTGACGTTGATGGCGGCCGACACCTCGGCGGGGTTGTCCTTGCAGCCGGTGGTGACCGTCACCACGGCCGGCCGGTTTCCGCCGTCGGGATTGGGCGACGCCGTGAGGCGGAGTTTGTCGCCCTCTTTGGAGATCGTTATCCATCCTGCGTCGCAGGCGGCGTCCCATCGCTCCTGATTCGTGGTTACCGTGATGGGGTCAATTCCCCCCCCCTCGTTGGTGAACTCCGCCGTATTGCTTTCCAGACTCAGGGTCGGCGCGATGCCTTGTTCGACCGTGATTTTGCCGATGACGCTTTCGCCGTTCATGATGGAGATTGCGGCGTTGCGCAGCTCCTCGGCGTTCTCTTCGATTTCGACCGTCAGTCGATCCCCCGACAGGACGGCCGTACACCACGACCGGTCGGATTCCGGCACGGCTTCGAAATTCTTTTCC contains these protein-coding regions:
- a CDS encoding DeoR/GlpR family DNA-binding transcription regulator; the encoded protein is MLSIAERHKYILDNLNKYGFVRITDVANELGVTKVTIRKDVKILESKGLLYKVHGSARPANPHVADMDVHVKDNINRDSKRLIAQRALELLEDNDSIIVASGSTIYAFAEEIKARQWHHLNIVTPFLRLGVLLNEAENVNVVQLGGTVHKKSLSVLGEEAARSLDDCICSKLFFGVDGIDLEHGITTSTIDEAKLTRKMMKASSQNIVLADSSKFGQRGFGRICALEDIDVIITDDRISEQMVAIVEEAGVDLIIVK
- a CDS encoding BACON domain-containing protein, with product MRQFYALLCLLLFSGACSEDDTPNPAVKFSSPDSDVKISQDGTSAAITATHHAGQFVLTMEKNFEAVPESDRSWCTAVLSGDRLTVEIEENAEELRNAAISIMNGESVIGKITVEQGIAPTLSLESNTAEFTNEGGGIDPITVTTNQERWDAACDAGWITISKEGDKLRLTASPNPDGGNRPAVVTVTTGCKDNPAEVSAAINVTQGPPSLILEYTVPAGGKIILPLSGAIDCTVDYGDGYSEKLALTLNPATGSLINYEYAEAGVYEVSVSGSVEQLYSLQGHSETSRSYLTAVKQWGNVNLTSMYYAFYLCSNLKTLPENTTDSFAEVTTFKYAFEGCSGLQTIPASLFSGCDKVTDVLGCFTKCASLTSVPENLLAPLKNVTSLQSFLAHCKQLKTVPAGFFARSPQITTLKYTFSGNTAFETLPAGLFKGLANATNFEETFYGCTALKEIPDEFFAGCTSADIFRSCFFGNKALTKVGRNVFKGCTNVTSYKWLLANCTELVSVPADMFDDSRKVTDFSGTFRDAAKLAVESPYTTIDGVKVHIYERSLHPDAFTAPKSFGTCFRGCTALTDWDAIGSGYAAWTK